From Micromonospora echinospora, one genomic window encodes:
- a CDS encoding cellulose-binding protein gives MRIAVRHKLLAGGTALAAVAAVAAALPMTRASGASGGPSPASVGVNATNLSLGAGSDGSSKASGTSYGNVLDGNMSTYWSPVGSTGRISIKWDSATTVASINIREAAGAVGAIGSWRVVNNDTGATLATGTGAGVITFTATSLRKINFEITGATGTPRIAEFETYASGTTTPPTTPPPTTGPTTPPPTTPPPTTPPPTTPPPSSSTLYVAPTGTDSAAGTEANPTTLTSAITRITAGGTIYLRGGTYRYSQTITIGQGNNGTSSARKNIFAYPGETPILNFSAQSEDPANRGLAVGGSYWHIRGIIVERAGDNGILLAGNNNIIERTVTRHNRDSGLQLSRLIANAPRDQWPSNNLVVSTVSHDNVDSDGEDADGFAPKLTVGPGNIFRYTVAHNNIDDGYDLYTKSDTGAIGAVTIEHSLAYNNGTLSNGGQAGNGDRNGYKLGGEDIGVNHIVRGNIAYDNGKHGFTYNRNLGTMQVSNNASIGNTERNFTFDGGSSVFRNNTSCDSGSNDKIVGNSDSSNQFWSGTNGSRCSQYSGALGWSFASDGRLVVTFGGRVVTP, from the coding sequence GTGAGGATCGCAGTGCGACACAAGCTTCTTGCGGGCGGCACAGCCCTGGCCGCCGTGGCCGCGGTCGCCGCGGCGTTGCCGATGACCCGGGCGTCGGGTGCGTCCGGCGGCCCCAGTCCCGCATCGGTCGGCGTCAACGCGACCAACCTGAGCCTCGGGGCCGGCTCCGACGGCTCCAGCAAGGCCAGCGGCACCAGCTACGGCAACGTGCTCGACGGCAACATGAGCACCTACTGGTCACCAGTCGGATCGACCGGCCGCATCTCGATCAAGTGGGATTCCGCCACCACGGTGGCCTCGATCAACATCCGGGAGGCGGCCGGCGCTGTCGGGGCCATCGGCTCCTGGCGGGTCGTCAACAACGACACCGGCGCCACCCTGGCCACCGGCACCGGGGCTGGGGTCATCACCTTCACCGCCACCTCGCTGCGCAAGATCAACTTCGAGATCACCGGCGCGACCGGCACACCGAGGATCGCCGAGTTCGAGACGTACGCCTCGGGCACGACCACCCCGCCGACCACGCCGCCACCGACGACCGGGCCGACCACCCCACCGCCCACCACCCCGCCGCCGACCACGCCGCCGCCGACCACGCCTCCGCCGTCGAGCAGCACGCTGTACGTGGCGCCGACCGGCACCGACAGCGCGGCCGGCACGGAGGCGAACCCGACGACGCTCACCTCCGCGATCACCCGGATCACCGCCGGTGGCACGATCTACCTGCGCGGCGGCACCTACCGCTACTCGCAGACCATCACCATCGGCCAGGGCAACAACGGCACGTCGAGCGCGCGCAAGAACATCTTCGCCTACCCGGGCGAGACCCCGATCCTGAACTTCTCGGCCCAGAGCGAGGACCCGGCGAACCGTGGCCTCGCGGTGGGCGGATCGTACTGGCACATCCGCGGCATCATCGTCGAGCGGGCCGGGGACAACGGCATCCTGCTCGCCGGCAACAACAACATCATCGAGCGTACGGTGACCCGCCACAACCGGGACTCCGGTCTCCAGCTCTCGCGGCTGATCGCCAACGCGCCCCGCGACCAGTGGCCCTCCAACAACCTCGTGGTGAGCACGGTGTCGCACGACAACGTCGACTCCGACGGCGAGGACGCCGACGGTTTCGCCCCGAAGCTCACCGTCGGGCCCGGCAACATCTTCCGCTACACCGTGGCCCACAACAACATCGACGACGGCTACGACCTCTACACCAAGAGCGACACCGGGGCCATCGGCGCGGTGACCATCGAGCACTCCCTCGCCTACAACAACGGCACCCTCAGCAACGGCGGCCAGGCCGGCAACGGTGACCGCAACGGCTACAAGCTCGGTGGCGAGGACATCGGGGTGAACCACATCGTCCGGGGCAACATCGCCTACGACAACGGCAAGCACGGATTCACCTACAACCGCAATCTGGGCACAATGCAGGTGTCGAACAACGCCAGCATCGGCAACACCGAACGCAACTTCACCTTCGACGGCGGCTCCTCGGTGTTCCGGAACAACACCTCGTGCGACAGCGGATCGAACGACAAGATCGTCGGCAACTCCGACAGTTCGAACCAGTTCTGGTCCGGCACCAACGGATCCCGGTGCTCCCAGTACTCCGGCGCTCTGGGCTGGTCCTTCGCGTCCGATGGTCGTCTCGTCGTGACCTTTGGCGGCCGGGTGGTCACGCCGTAA
- a CDS encoding transposase, translating into MTDTAWMFIPPLPPKPGIPRGGRDRQIIRTMWKLQTGALWRDMAERYGSDPLPTPASSWKATSKASPYRVLGTVPELTEFLRDIERTQSGRSQVGVVG; encoded by the coding sequence GTGACCGATACCGCCTGGATGTTCATCCCGCCACTGCCACCGAAGCCTGGGATTCCCAGGGGAGGGCGGGATCGGCAGATCATCCGGACCATGTGGAAGCTGCAGACCGGGGCACTGTGGCGTGACATGGCGGAACGCTACGGGTCCGATCCACTTCCGACGCCGGCATCCTCGTGGAAGGCAACTTCCAAGGCGTCCCCGTACCGTGTGCTCGGCACCGTCCCCGAACTGACCGAGTTCCTGCGGGACATCGAGCGGACGCAGTCCGGACGTTCGCAGGTCGGCGTGGTCGGATGA
- a CDS encoding SMI1/KNR4 family protein — MGVVSYPWWHTRFESVRIDEGAFDAAGVALARTELASALVFAEPFVLPPLLAEMLASGVIWCSRTAGDRYAEFGWCGAQMAEISCDYEFADYMPAAVPLAFDGGGGLYLLDARAGRNDGRQPVVWSHSGSLGWHPDDHRLVAPDFESLVWDTSLT; from the coding sequence ATGGGTGTTGTCTCGTATCCCTGGTGGCACACGCGTTTCGAGTCCGTACGGATCGATGAGGGCGCCTTCGACGCGGCCGGTGTCGCGCTGGCGCGGACAGAGCTGGCGAGTGCCTTGGTTTTCGCCGAGCCGTTCGTTCTACCGCCGCTGCTCGCCGAGATGCTCGCATCGGGTGTCATCTGGTGTTCGCGTACCGCCGGCGACCGGTATGCGGAGTTCGGCTGGTGCGGTGCGCAGATGGCCGAGATCTCCTGCGATTACGAGTTCGCCGACTACATGCCGGCTGCGGTACCGCTCGCCTTCGACGGTGGCGGTGGTCTCTATCTGCTGGACGCGCGTGCCGGTCGCAACGACGGGCGGCAGCCGGTCGTCTGGTCGCACTCCGGCAGCCTCGGATGGCATCCGGACGACCACAGGCTGGTGGCCCCGGACTTCGAGTCGCTCGTGTGGGACACGAGCCTGACATGA
- a CDS encoding immunity 22 family protein, with protein MTDAGSLSDGALRNPGVVSIWAGHLPDEDAFDDYVSFRYPDDDDSWSPFTRDHGLGWVDEDQAEAAWFADGPYSLVDHSYGDSFAPAADEDLTRRFPDANSAYLVYDLDASAVLVSGSPLLAFLGAYPYRK; from the coding sequence ATGACGGATGCGGGATCGCTGTCGGACGGTGCGCTGCGGAATCCGGGGGTCGTGTCGATCTGGGCGGGTCACCTGCCGGACGAGGATGCTTTCGACGACTACGTGAGCTTCCGCTATCCGGACGATGATGACAGCTGGAGCCCGTTCACGCGGGATCATGGGCTCGGCTGGGTGGACGAGGACCAGGCTGAGGCTGCCTGGTTCGCCGACGGCCCGTACTCGCTGGTCGATCACAGCTACGGCGACTCGTTCGCGCCGGCCGCCGATGAGGACCTCACGCGACGGTTCCCCGATGCGAACAGCGCATACCTCGTGTACGACCTCGACGCGAGCGCGGTACTGGTCTCCGGATCCCCGTTGCTGGCGTTCCTCGGGGCATACCCCTATCGGAAATAG
- a CDS encoding DUF3618 domain-containing protein, giving the protein MTTDPDQIRAEIEATRTDLSANVDALTYKVNPKRAMTAPISQARGRLTRAVDKVMGTTQHAREAGRQHAAAAAHQTTDALSSAGQHARALPEASRQQAQGNPLAAGLIAFGVGLLASSLIPPSNPEQKAAGHLKQQAQAHSGPVKRRAADIAHQAQDNLREPAHQATEAIKSTATRGATEVRDQGTQAARHVGEEARNSKNHL; this is encoded by the coding sequence ATGACCACCGATCCCGACCAGATTCGTGCCGAGATCGAGGCCACCAGAACCGACCTGAGCGCCAACGTCGACGCCCTCACCTACAAGGTCAACCCGAAACGGGCGATGACGGCACCGATCAGCCAGGCCCGCGGGCGACTCACCCGCGCCGTCGACAAGGTCATGGGCACCACGCAGCACGCCCGCGAAGCGGGAAGGCAGCACGCCGCAGCAGCGGCCCACCAGACCACCGACGCCCTGTCCTCCGCCGGGCAGCACGCCCGAGCCCTACCGGAAGCGTCCAGGCAGCAGGCCCAGGGCAATCCTCTCGCCGCCGGCCTGATCGCCTTCGGAGTAGGGCTGCTCGCCTCGTCCCTGATCCCGCCCAGCAACCCAGAACAGAAGGCCGCCGGGCACCTCAAGCAGCAGGCTCAGGCACACTCCGGCCCAGTCAAGCGACGGGCCGCAGACATCGCCCACCAGGCACAAGACAACCTGCGCGAACCCGCGCACCAAGCCACCGAAGCCATCAAGAGCACCGCAACGCGAGGCGCGACCGAAGTTCGCGACCAGGGTACCCAGGCCGCCCGACACGTGGGCGAGGAAGCCCGCAACAGCAAGAACCACCTGTGA
- a CDS encoding phage holin family protein: MTTPPSCGDSNDKAQQSIGELLADASRDLSTLLRQEVQLAKAELRQEARTAGAVVAMVAAAAIAALLTLLFLSHALWWGLSNVMDQGWAALIVAVLWAVVGGVLAARARKQLSAIRTLPRTKQTAREIPDALRGR, translated from the coding sequence GTGACCACGCCACCGTCCTGCGGCGACAGCAACGACAAGGCACAGCAATCCATCGGCGAACTCCTCGCCGACGCCAGCCGTGACCTGTCCACCCTGCTGCGGCAAGAGGTCCAACTGGCCAAGGCCGAGCTTCGGCAGGAAGCTCGTACTGCTGGCGCCGTCGTGGCGATGGTTGCCGCCGCTGCGATCGCGGCGTTGCTGACCCTGTTGTTCCTGTCCCACGCGCTGTGGTGGGGGCTGTCCAATGTCATGGACCAAGGCTGGGCGGCACTGATCGTCGCCGTGTTGTGGGCCGTCGTCGGCGGCGTACTGGCCGCCCGGGCTCGTAAGCAACTCAGCGCCATTCGCACGCTACCGCGTACGAAGCAGACCGCGCGGGAGATACCCGACGCCCTGCGGGGCCGCTAG
- a CDS encoding AfsR/SARP family transcriptional regulator, translated as MQVGFGVLGPVVAWAGDGTPIDVRGPKHRAVLARLVVARGRVVPVNRLVDDLWEDPPPGATSAVRTFVAALRRALEPQRQPREPARLLVTEGPGYALRAAPDTVDAWRFEDVTAAASGTPPHEALERLNLALSWWRGPAYADFDDEPWARVERSRLEQLRLNAIESRAAARLALGRAADVVPDLDAHVAEHPWREEAWRLLALALYRTERQGDALAVLRRARRLLLEQLGVDPGPRLRRLETDILRQADQVGGGPAAPGPERIWAQTTAAYDRTVASDARARLESTVGLLRSLAVTGASGLEVARDQRVAAIDAAEQLGNPDLTARVIGSYDVPAIWTRSDDPEQAARIVAAAERALAALDPDSPDATRARLLATIATESRGTRATRGPEAAREAERIARRLGDPALLAFTLNGVFMQTFQRAGLAPERDGVGAELVALSTRHGLATYEILGRLIRIQARSALGDFAGADEHAAAADQLAERHELPLAGVFTQWYRALRLAATGSSPPAAEAAYRNAAARLSGAGMPGVERGLLPLALLCLRTWHGQPARFDDDTDWGPYKPWARPLVLLARDRPADAAAALRQIPDPPRDLLFEALWCLTGHAALALDDRATMRRARTELAPAANELAGAGSGMLTVGPVSDHLDRLAEKIGDERG; from the coding sequence GTGCAGGTCGGGTTCGGTGTCCTCGGACCGGTTGTCGCCTGGGCCGGCGACGGCACGCCGATCGACGTGAGAGGGCCGAAACACCGCGCCGTACTGGCGCGGCTCGTCGTCGCGCGCGGCCGGGTCGTCCCGGTCAACCGCCTGGTAGACGATCTGTGGGAGGATCCCCCGCCAGGCGCGACGAGTGCGGTGCGCACCTTCGTGGCGGCGTTACGGCGCGCGCTGGAGCCGCAACGCCAACCGCGAGAGCCGGCCCGGCTGCTGGTCACCGAGGGGCCCGGCTACGCGCTCCGGGCCGCGCCGGACACGGTCGACGCCTGGCGCTTCGAGGACGTGACCGCCGCCGCGTCCGGCACACCGCCCCACGAGGCACTCGAACGCCTCAACCTGGCGCTGAGCTGGTGGCGCGGGCCCGCGTACGCCGACTTCGACGACGAGCCGTGGGCCCGGGTCGAACGCTCCCGACTCGAACAGCTACGGCTGAACGCGATCGAGAGTCGGGCCGCGGCCCGACTGGCTCTCGGGCGCGCGGCCGACGTCGTGCCGGATCTCGACGCCCACGTGGCCGAGCATCCGTGGCGGGAGGAGGCGTGGCGGCTGCTGGCACTGGCGCTGTACCGGACCGAACGGCAAGGGGACGCGCTGGCGGTACTGCGCCGAGCTCGCCGTCTGCTCCTCGAACAGCTCGGCGTCGATCCGGGCCCACGGCTGCGGCGTCTGGAGACCGACATCCTCCGCCAGGCCGACCAGGTGGGCGGCGGGCCCGCCGCACCAGGCCCGGAACGGATCTGGGCGCAGACAACGGCGGCGTACGACCGGACCGTGGCGTCCGACGCCCGTGCGCGGCTCGAGTCGACGGTCGGGCTGCTGCGCAGTCTCGCGGTCACCGGCGCAAGCGGGCTCGAGGTGGCGCGGGACCAGCGGGTAGCCGCCATCGACGCGGCCGAGCAGCTGGGCAACCCCGACCTCACCGCGCGGGTGATCGGCAGCTACGACGTACCCGCGATCTGGACCCGCTCGGACGATCCGGAGCAGGCGGCGCGGATCGTGGCGGCGGCCGAACGGGCCCTGGCCGCCCTGGATCCGGACTCGCCCGACGCCACCCGGGCCCGCCTGCTCGCCACCATCGCGACCGAGTCACGGGGCACACGCGCGACGCGTGGACCGGAAGCGGCCCGGGAGGCGGAGCGGATCGCGCGGCGTCTCGGCGACCCGGCCCTGCTGGCCTTCACCCTCAACGGCGTGTTCATGCAGACGTTCCAGCGTGCGGGCCTCGCCCCCGAGCGGGACGGGGTCGGCGCCGAACTCGTCGCGCTCTCCACCCGTCACGGCCTGGCGACATACGAGATCCTCGGCCGCCTCATCCGCATCCAGGCCCGCAGCGCGCTCGGGGACTTCGCCGGCGCGGACGAGCACGCCGCCGCCGCGGACCAGCTCGCCGAGCGGCACGAGCTGCCACTCGCCGGCGTGTTCACCCAGTGGTACCGCGCACTGCGCCTGGCCGCGACCGGGTCCTCGCCGCCGGCTGCGGAGGCCGCCTACCGGAACGCGGCGGCACGGCTGTCCGGCGCCGGCATGCCGGGGGTCGAGCGGGGCCTCCTGCCGCTGGCCCTGCTGTGCCTGCGGACGTGGCACGGCCAGCCGGCCCGGTTCGACGACGACACCGACTGGGGCCCCTACAAGCCCTGGGCGCGTCCGCTCGTCCTGCTGGCCCGCGACCGCCCCGCCGACGCCGCCGCAGCGCTGCGCCAGATCCCGGACCCGCCTCGTGACCTGCTGTTCGAGGCACTGTGGTGCCTCACCGGTCACGCCGCGCTCGCGCTGGACGACCGGGCGACGATGAGACGCGCCCGGACCGAACTCGCCCCGGCCGCGAACGAGCTGGCCGGGGCCGGCAGCGGCATGCTCACCGTCGGCCCCGTCTCCGACCACCTCGACCGCCTCGCCGAGAAGATCGGTGACGAGCGGGGGTAG
- a CDS encoding alpha/beta fold hydrolase, with the protein MTSAIPGFDYQHVTVDDEVTLNVAVGGAGSPVVLLHGFPQTHLMWRHVAVDLATDHTVICPDLRGYGASDKPEARTADTYSKRTMAADIVALAGTLGHERFALAGHDRGALVALRAGLDHPATITHLAILDVLPTLDMWDVLHGSSAAVAFHLYLMAQPPGLPEQMIGASADAFFGYFLDVWARSPRAIPAEVRAEYLKAAREAVPSIVADYRASAGIDVEHDQADRAAGSRLAMPVAVVQQDWGAALGYDAAGLWRAWAADLEHRTTSAGHFMAEEAPDEISEVLRSLLAR; encoded by the coding sequence ATGACTTCCGCCATTCCCGGGTTCGACTACCAGCACGTCACGGTCGACGACGAAGTGACACTGAACGTGGCCGTCGGGGGCGCCGGCAGCCCGGTCGTGCTGTTGCACGGCTTCCCGCAGACCCACCTCATGTGGCGGCACGTCGCCGTCGACCTGGCCACCGACCACACGGTGATCTGTCCCGACCTGCGCGGCTACGGCGCCAGCGACAAACCCGAGGCGCGCACCGCCGACACGTACTCCAAGCGGACGATGGCCGCCGACATCGTCGCCCTCGCCGGCACGCTCGGTCACGAGCGCTTCGCCCTGGCCGGACACGACCGCGGCGCCCTCGTCGCCCTCCGCGCCGGTCTCGACCATCCCGCCACGATCACCCACCTCGCCATTCTCGACGTCCTGCCGACTCTGGACATGTGGGACGTTCTGCACGGGTCTTCCGCTGCGGTCGCCTTCCACCTGTACCTGATGGCCCAGCCGCCCGGGCTGCCCGAGCAGATGATCGGGGCCAGCGCGGACGCCTTCTTCGGCTACTTCCTCGACGTGTGGGCCCGGAGCCCTCGGGCCATCCCCGCCGAGGTGCGGGCGGAGTACCTGAAGGCCGCCCGCGAGGCGGTCCCCTCGATCGTCGCCGACTACCGTGCTTCGGCCGGTATCGACGTCGAGCACGACCAGGCCGACCGGGCCGCCGGGAGTCGGCTGGCCATGCCGGTGGCCGTCGTCCAGCAGGACTGGGGAGCCGCGCTCGGCTACGACGCCGCCGGGCTTTGGCGCGCCTGGGCCGCCGACCTGGAGCACCGCACCACGTCCGCCGGGCACTTCATGGCCGAGGAGGCACCTGACGAGATCAGCGAGGTGTTGCGTTCGCTGCTCGCCCGGTAG
- a CDS encoding cellulose binding domain-containing protein produces MTRIRKAITRTVVVGALVGATALTGPASAYPESGQPGATGAAKSILDVIPAQTRDRMIAQAPLVDAANVIRTAVERAPARGYAGIGLVGDHVTLWWKGAPPADIVAAVTAARRTAPVEMADATYSRADLRTAAARLTPVVEADPADAVHAVRLRTDGSGIDFAVDRTPGARLPKLPVTGVRTSFVARERMVERSRADDSAPFDGGAGIGFTTPGCTAGFGVRDADTGAGYVLTAEHCGAIGSPWHVGWDTTTGTGTLVGYAVDSNDDHDTMIISTSAPGDHLYVGGQHDEVRAQVVGWTEVFPGQLLCQSGYTSAGEIGGPVCNLRVDFHYDDIEDLVEATQLDGEESARGGDSGGPVYAVNADGTVLAAGTTTRSAGPGFGFQDFATARDDYGNLVPATAVASTCRVSFVVTNSWGTGYTASVTVYNDGPAVNGWTLSWALPGGQLVQGHWNGVFQQTGPAVTVTNENHNATIPTGGAVNVGFTASGSPATPVPFTLNGTTCN; encoded by the coding sequence ATGACACGAATTCGGAAAGCGATCACCCGTACGGTGGTCGTCGGGGCGCTGGTCGGTGCGACGGCGCTCACCGGTCCCGCCTCCGCGTACCCGGAGTCCGGGCAGCCGGGGGCGACCGGGGCCGCCAAGTCCATCCTCGACGTCATTCCGGCACAGACCCGGGACCGGATGATCGCCCAGGCCCCGCTGGTCGACGCGGCCAATGTCATCCGCACCGCGGTGGAACGCGCGCCGGCACGCGGCTACGCCGGCATCGGCCTGGTCGGCGACCACGTCACCCTGTGGTGGAAGGGCGCGCCGCCCGCCGACATCGTCGCAGCCGTCACCGCTGCCCGTCGTACCGCGCCGGTCGAGATGGCCGACGCCACCTACTCCCGGGCCGACCTGCGCACGGCGGCCGCCAGACTCACCCCGGTGGTGGAAGCCGACCCGGCGGACGCCGTTCACGCGGTCAGGCTGCGCACCGACGGCAGCGGCATCGACTTCGCCGTCGACCGCACCCCGGGCGCCAGGCTGCCGAAGCTGCCGGTCACCGGCGTCCGGACCAGCTTCGTCGCACGCGAACGGATGGTCGAACGGTCCCGGGCCGACGACTCCGCGCCGTTCGACGGCGGGGCGGGCATCGGGTTCACCACGCCCGGGTGCACCGCCGGCTTCGGCGTACGTGACGCGGACACCGGCGCCGGTTACGTCCTCACCGCCGAGCACTGCGGAGCCATCGGCTCGCCCTGGCACGTCGGCTGGGACACGACCACCGGCACCGGCACGCTGGTCGGCTACGCGGTCGACAGCAACGACGACCATGACACGATGATCATTTCGACGTCGGCGCCCGGTGACCACCTCTACGTCGGCGGTCAGCACGACGAGGTCCGTGCCCAGGTGGTCGGCTGGACCGAGGTCTTCCCCGGCCAGTTGCTGTGCCAGTCCGGGTACACCTCCGCGGGTGAGATCGGCGGTCCGGTCTGCAACCTGCGGGTCGACTTCCACTACGACGACATCGAGGACCTCGTCGAGGCCACCCAGCTCGACGGCGAGGAGTCCGCCCGGGGCGGCGACAGTGGCGGACCGGTCTACGCCGTCAACGCCGACGGCACCGTGCTCGCCGCCGGCACCACCACCCGGTCGGCCGGGCCGGGCTTCGGGTTCCAGGACTTCGCCACCGCCCGCGACGACTACGGCAACCTCGTGCCGGCGACGGCGGTCGCCAGCACCTGCCGGGTCTCCTTCGTCGTCACCAACTCGTGGGGCACCGGCTACACCGCCAGCGTCACCGTCTACAACGACGGCCCGGCCGTCAACGGCTGGACGCTGAGCTGGGCCTTGCCTGGCGGACAACTCGTCCAGGGCCACTGGAACGGCGTCTTCCAGCAGACCGGCCCAGCGGTGACCGTCACCAACGAGAACCACAACGCCACCATCCCGACCGGCGGCGCCGTCAATGTCGGCTTCACCGCGAGCGGCTCCCCCGCCACCCCGGTGCCGTTCACCCTCAACGGCACCACCTGCAACTGA
- a CDS encoding ATP-binding protein — protein sequence MPTSQVQRDQFGGLLRTLRLERGLTQEELAEAAGSSVRGIREMERGRVRSPQRRTVVLLANALRLAGADRDRFVALARAQRPPHDRAAPPYDGPAVVVPGELPAALPDLAGRAEILARLSALAADVTAGRPDTASVVVLHGPPGIGKTSLAVAAGHRLSPAFAGGQLFVDLQGVGPGGPVDPAEALAGLLRSLGVPDSRIPVSPAERGGLFRTLTRDRPLLVVLDNAANEAQVRPLLPAGRGCLALVTCRRPLTGLAGALRQPLDLLAPAAGRLLLAAIVGADRIAAEPAAADQLVTLCGQLPLALRIAGNRLASRPQWSVGWLVDLLRDQRRRLTVLTAGDLGIRSAFEVSYRQLDPTAARVFRRAALIPGADFEPALAAAVAGTDEETATTALEELVEAGVLLTTGDRYQLHDLVRLYAHERLDAEERQSCRTRAHDQVVDWLLRRTRQAGAMFEPGACRADSPFDDDRAAAYWLDRESGNWLAALRDAARSGRHTDVVAVARALHWYSDATSHRHPWEEIFSLGVAAARAAGSPRDEAALLNFLGWARYFCQDRNTDGLATLAQALELARRIGDRREEAWALTYTAAIHIRTGRAGSAIDHCRRAVALFREIGYTLGEHSAASAQGTALAALGRFAEAAELHREVLVFHGRGNDLSRTGAAVARAGAMMSLGADLAGTGRWRDAADEYARARRVFHRCGATFSEANAVHRYGLALRALGEVDAAAEALRAALDLYAALSCPWWEAQTLSALAALADAAPDRAAEARLLRQRAFDRCGELDAPEVRTLRDTLRRDLAQS from the coding sequence ATGCCCACGAGTCAGGTGCAGCGTGACCAGTTCGGAGGTCTACTCAGGACCCTCCGCCTCGAGCGGGGACTGACCCAGGAGGAGCTTGCCGAGGCGGCCGGCTCCAGCGTCCGCGGCATCCGGGAGATGGAACGCGGCCGGGTGCGCAGCCCACAGCGACGGACGGTGGTGCTGCTCGCCAACGCCCTGCGGCTGGCCGGGGCGGACCGCGACCGCTTCGTCGCCCTGGCCCGGGCGCAGCGGCCGCCACACGACCGCGCTGCGCCGCCGTACGACGGCCCGGCGGTGGTCGTGCCCGGAGAACTGCCCGCCGCCCTCCCGGACCTGGCCGGCCGGGCGGAGATCCTGGCACGGCTCTCGGCGCTGGCCGCCGACGTCACCGCCGGACGGCCGGACACCGCCTCGGTGGTGGTGCTGCACGGACCGCCCGGGATCGGCAAGACCAGTCTCGCCGTCGCGGCCGGACACCGACTCAGCCCGGCCTTCGCGGGTGGACAACTCTTCGTCGACCTGCAGGGCGTCGGGCCCGGCGGACCGGTCGACCCGGCCGAGGCGCTGGCCGGACTGCTGCGGTCGCTCGGGGTGCCGGACAGCCGGATCCCGGTGTCCCCGGCCGAGCGGGGTGGTCTGTTCCGCACCCTCACCCGGGACCGGCCGCTGCTGGTGGTCCTGGACAACGCCGCCAACGAGGCACAGGTACGCCCACTGCTGCCGGCCGGACGGGGATGCCTCGCGCTGGTCACCTGCCGGCGTCCGCTCACCGGCCTTGCCGGTGCCCTCCGCCAGCCGCTCGACCTGCTCGCCCCGGCAGCCGGTCGACTGCTGCTCGCGGCGATCGTCGGCGCCGACCGGATCGCCGCCGAGCCGGCCGCCGCCGACCAACTCGTCACACTCTGCGGCCAGCTGCCGCTGGCCCTCCGGATCGCCGGCAACCGCCTCGCCAGCCGACCGCAGTGGTCGGTCGGTTGGCTGGTGGACCTGCTCCGCGACCAGCGTCGACGGCTGACCGTGCTGACCGCCGGAGACCTGGGCATCCGGTCCGCGTTCGAGGTCTCGTACCGGCAACTGGACCCGACGGCCGCGCGGGTGTTCCGGCGGGCCGCGCTGATCCCCGGCGCCGACTTCGAGCCTGCGCTGGCCGCCGCCGTGGCCGGCACCGACGAGGAAACCGCCACGACGGCCCTGGAGGAGCTGGTCGAGGCCGGTGTCCTGCTGACCACGGGGGACCGGTACCAGCTCCACGACCTGGTCCGGCTCTACGCCCACGAACGCCTCGACGCCGAGGAACGCCAGTCCTGCCGGACGAGGGCACACGACCAGGTGGTCGACTGGCTGCTACGGCGCACCCGGCAGGCCGGCGCGATGTTCGAACCGGGGGCCTGTAGGGCCGACTCCCCGTTCGACGACGACCGGGCTGCGGCGTACTGGCTGGACCGGGAGTCCGGCAACTGGCTGGCGGCGCTGCGCGACGCGGCCCGGAGCGGCCGGCACACCGACGTGGTCGCGGTCGCCAGGGCACTGCACTGGTACTCCGACGCCACCAGTCACCGGCATCCCTGGGAGGAGATCTTCTCGCTCGGCGTGGCCGCGGCCCGGGCCGCCGGCAGCCCGCGCGACGAGGCCGCACTACTGAACTTCCTCGGCTGGGCCCGGTACTTCTGCCAGGACCGCAACACCGACGGCCTGGCCACCCTGGCCCAGGCGCTGGAACTGGCCCGGCGGATCGGGGACCGCCGCGAGGAGGCGTGGGCACTGACGTACACCGCCGCGATCCACATTCGGACCGGCCGCGCCGGGTCGGCCATCGACCACTGCCGCCGGGCCGTGGCCCTGTTCCGCGAGATCGGGTACACCCTCGGCGAGCACAGCGCGGCCAGCGCGCAGGGCACAGCGCTCGCCGCGCTCGGCCGGTTCGCCGAAGCAGCCGAGCTGCACCGCGAGGTGCTGGTGTTCCACGGCCGGGGCAACGATCTCAGCCGTACCGGCGCGGCGGTGGCCCGGGCCGGCGCGATGATGAGTCTCGGGGCGGATCTGGCCGGGACGGGCCGGTGGCGGGACGCCGCGGACGAGTACGCCCGCGCCCGGCGGGTGTTCCACCGGTGCGGCGCGACGTTCAGCGAGGCCAACGCCGTCCACCGGTACGGGCTCGCCCTTCGGGCGTTGGGCGAGGTCGACGCGGCGGCCGAGGCGCTGCGGGCGGCGCTGGACCTGTATGCCGCGCTGTCCTGCCCGTGGTGGGAGGCGCAGACCCTGTCCGCGCTCGCGGCGCTGGCCGACGCGGCCCCGGACCGGGCCGCCGAAGCCCGCCTGCTGCGCCAGCGGGCATTCGACCGGTGCGGCGAACTGGACGCCCCGGAGGTCCGGACCCTGCGCGACACCCTGCGACGCGACCTGGCCCAGTCCTGA